A window of the Chanodichthys erythropterus isolate Z2021 chromosome 21, ASM2448905v1, whole genome shotgun sequence genome harbors these coding sequences:
- the pfkmb gene encoding phosphofructokinase, muscle b isoform X1: protein MQRSAPVDPTKMGVGRAIAVLTSGGDAQGMNAAVRATVRVGIYTGAKVYFVHEGYQGLVDGGDNIRQATWESVSMMLQLGGTVIGSARCQDFRTKEGRAKAACNLVKLGITNLCVIGGDGSLTGANEFRNEWSELLQILLKAGKITAEEAKRSSHLNIVGMVGSIDNDFCGTDMTIGTDSALHRIMEVVDAITTTAQSHQRTFILEVMGRHCGYLALVTALSCGADWVFIPEMPPDEGWEDHLCRRLTYQRSIGHRLNVIIVAEGALDRHGKPITCDIIKNLVTKKLGFDTRATILGHVQRGGTPSAFDRILGSRMGVEAVMALLEATPDTPACVVSLSGNMAVRLPLMECVQVTKEVTKAMAEGRFEEAVKLRGKSFENNWNTYKLLAHVTAPAVKSNINIAILNVGAPCSGMNAAVRSTVRIGILQGHSMLAVHDGFDGLAHGTIEPIDWGYVGGWTGKGGSILGTKRSLPASMIEDISLNIAKFNIHALVIIGGFEAFVGGLELVTAREKYEELCIPLVVIPATVSNNVPGSDFSIGADTALNTITTTCDRIKQSAAGTKRRVFIIETMGGFCGYLATMAGLAAGADAAYIYEDPFGIHDLETNVEHLLEKMKTTVKRGLILRNEKCNANYTTDFLFSLYSEEGKGVFDCRKNVLGHMQQGGTPTPFDRNFGTKMGAKAVLWLTDKLKECYRHGRIFANTPDSACVLGMRKRAMIFQPLSDLKEDTDFEHRIPKTQWWLKLRPILKILAKYKINLDTSETATMEHVIKKR, encoded by the exons ATGCAGCGTTCAGCACCTGTGGACCCCACAAAGATGGGTGTTGGAAGGGCCATCGCTGTCCTCACCTCTGGAGGAGATGCACAGG GCATGAATGCTGCTGTCCGAGCCACAGTGAGAGTTGGGATCTACACTGGTGCGAAAGTCTATTTTGTGCATGAG GGTTATCAGGGCCTAGTCGATGGAGGAGATAACATTCGACAAGCAACTTGGGAGAGCGTGTCAATGATGCTGCAGCTG GGGGGCACAGTCATTGGCAGTGCCCGCTGTCAGGACTTCCGCACTAAGGAGGGTAGAGCTAAAGCAGCATGCAACCTGGTGAAGTTGGGCATCACTAATCTGTGTGTAATTGGTGGAGATGGCAGCCTAACAGGTGCCAATGAATTCCgcaatgagtggagtgaactgctCCAAATCTTGCTAAAAGCAG GCAAGATCACAGCAGAGGAGGCTAAACGTTCTTCTCATCTGAACATCGTTGGGATGGTTGGATCCATAGACAATGATTTCTGTGGCACAGACATGACCATTGGCACAGATTCAGCTCTTCACAGAATCATGGAAGTAGTAGATGCCATCACAACAACAGCTCAGAG TCATCAAAGAACCTTTATTCTGGAAGTGATGGGGAGGCATTGTGG GTATTTGGCATTAGTCACTGCCCTGTCTTGTGGCGCTGACTGGGTTTTTATCCCCGAGATGCCTCCAGATGAAGGATGGGAGGACCACCTGTGCAGAAGACTTACTTAT CAAAGAAGCATTGGCCATCGTTTGAATGTCATCATTGTGGCAGAAGGGGCTTTGGATCGTCACGGCAAACCCATCACCTGTGACATTATCAAAAAC cTGGTCACCAAGAAGCTCGGCTTTGACACACGTGCCACTATTCTGGGTCATGTGCAGAGAGGAGGAACACCTTCAGCTTTTGACAGAATCTTG GGCAGTAGAATGGGGGTGGAGGCTGTGATGGCATTGCTGGAGGCCACTCCTGACACTCCTGCATGTGTGGTCAGTCTGTCTGGAAACATGGCTGTTCGACTGCCCCTCATGGAGTGTGTTCAAGTG acaaaagAAGTGACCAAAGCTATGGCAGAGGGCAGGTTTGAGGAAGCTGTTAAACTCAGGGGAAA GAGTTTTGAAAACAAttggaacacatataaactcttGGCCCATGTGACTGCCCCAGCCGTGAAG AGTAATATAAACATAGCTATACTGAACGTGGGAGCTCCGTGTTCAGGAATGAATGCAGCAGTTCGTTCAACAGTCAGAATCGGTATCCTTCAAGGACACAGCATGCTAGCTGTACATGACGGCTTCGATGGACTTGCACATGGAACT ATTGAACCAATAGATTGGGGCTATGTGGGAGGCTGGACAGGCAAAGGCGGTTCTATTTTAGGAACCAAAAG GTCACTGCCGGCTAGTATGATTGAAGACATTAGTCTGAATATAGCCAAGTTTAACATTCATGCCCTGGTTATCATCGGAGGTTTTGAG GCCTTTGTTGGAGGTTTGGAATTAGTGACTGCCAGAGAAAAATATGAGGAGTTGTGTATTCCCCTGGTTGTTATTCCAGCTACTGTGTCTAATAACGTTCCTGGATCAGACTTCAGCATCGGTGCTGATACTGCACTAAATACTATAACGACT ACATGTGATAGGATCAAGCAATCCGCCGCTGGAACAAAGCGCAGGGTTTTCATCATTGAAACAATGGGGGGATTCTGCGGATATCTGGCAACCATGGCAGGACTGGCTGCGGGGGCTGATGCTGCATATATCTATGAAGATCCATTTGGCATTCACGACCTGGAG ACAAATGTGGAGCATTTACTGGAAAAGATGAAGACCACAGTGAAAAGAGGCCTCATCCTCAG GAATGAGAAATGTAACGCAAACTACACTACAGATTTTCTCTTCAGTTTGTACTCAGAAGAGGGCAAAGGAGTTTTTGACTGCCGTAAGAATGTGCTTGGGCACATGCAACAG GGTGGAACGCCTACGCCGTTTGACAGGAACTTTGGCACAAAGATGGGTGCTAAAGCAGTGTTGTGGTTGACTGATAAACTGAAGGAGTGTTACAGACATG GCCGTATCTTTGCTAACACACCAGACTCTGCCTGTGTTCTGGGAATGAGGAAGAGAGCCATGATCTTCCAGCCACTCTCTGATctcaaagaggacactgacttTGA ACATCGTATACCGAAGACACAATGGTGGCTGAAGCTTAGGCCCATTCTCAAGATTCTGGCCAAATACAAGATCAATTTGGACACCTCAGAAACAGCTACGATGGAGCATGTTATTAAGAAGAGATGA